One Paraburkholderia agricolaris genomic region harbors:
- a CDS encoding T6SS effector BTH_I2691 family protein: MTAATTPPVQTCPFCDRSGLPILPLRYAVARTDLGGKAPDVVAPFNAGKVALPGESAKYTLRILRPGYLYVFDEVRGEWGAYIVNGQGLLYHFDIHAKVPPQVPDKTFNEACVRKADPYLARCITVKDAAQAGNIWLAFSDVMWTENVLAAHSEAAYRKRHMRCINMADVRAQKAAAHVDTFSKLKNVAEFSKVLKPDTGATNARDALAKQAATLEQQIKQMEQARAAHPLTGSAARVEQKQEAEARARLAELKQNMAGTWLPEVTIVSDRALGFSQQPLNFLGDQSKGLMEWGKQVAKPYEAVMVAVPDPAGIAAELALLMRIRMQAFMRDERNDKDRPRKTALSGVIEQIRDAIRIQAEQDFVDDREKRAQHDEQGYSMSAGLMGGMQVPGNAALAAMDRAITPDQLRQAGDDAWKKYDDLYSDKQRTDWQNGFNAALQSFDQSVIGPLALAHRDLIKGDRFHNYFDCNFDSTVVASGVVYTIVFGQCIAGTQDKGCSADLYNEWLQGNLTDKRNILLRALCLNQDTQAKAIQSAAQNSAAWAELPWDKLMGIGKATFDQLLEAQKDEIGRLASVVSGAITATLKKVGESQRIYSGLVALGVMARKPYVLVTIEGGKKAFRASLIKNMLKLSGKAKSIPDNKMEKAVADELRRQEICGVDTKGSDKKTWLLMIDPDEVRNMPKNLSVDDQAKWLAKSIRTPEQVDELNLANYREAVLRGSERIKVNIPFTFAVLALLANGWAMHSIMQGEEEALTVHKNEMLRRVYTQGLAIFGAVADAVEGGLTRLSVAGVRLGQATMQAGAKIFGVVGRIVGVAAGILMAAWDGWRAYQEHKAGHNGAAAAYGVSGLLGAAATMLLFIGWTGWGLLVVGLMVIWAFVMTLLVNNKIQDWLELTYWGKTKQGKYQTMEIEMQQLDVATKG; encoded by the coding sequence ATGACTGCCGCCACCACCCCGCCGGTCCAAACCTGTCCATTCTGCGACAGAAGCGGCTTGCCGATTCTTCCGCTGCGCTACGCAGTGGCGCGTACCGACCTCGGCGGGAAGGCCCCGGACGTCGTCGCTCCGTTCAATGCCGGCAAGGTGGCTTTGCCGGGCGAAAGCGCCAAATACACGCTGCGTATTTTGCGACCGGGCTATCTCTACGTGTTCGACGAAGTCAGAGGCGAGTGGGGCGCTTATATCGTGAACGGTCAGGGACTGCTCTACCATTTCGATATCCATGCGAAGGTGCCGCCGCAGGTTCCGGACAAAACTTTTAACGAAGCTTGCGTCCGCAAGGCCGATCCATATCTGGCGCGCTGCATCACGGTCAAGGATGCGGCCCAGGCGGGGAATATCTGGCTGGCGTTTTCCGACGTGATGTGGACGGAAAATGTACTGGCTGCACACTCGGAAGCCGCCTATCGAAAGCGGCACATGCGCTGTATCAACATGGCCGACGTGCGTGCACAAAAGGCGGCTGCGCACGTGGACACGTTCAGTAAGCTCAAGAATGTGGCCGAATTCTCGAAGGTACTCAAGCCGGATACCGGAGCAACGAACGCGCGCGATGCGCTTGCCAAACAAGCCGCCACGCTTGAGCAGCAGATCAAACAAATGGAGCAGGCGCGAGCGGCGCACCCGTTGACGGGTTCTGCGGCTCGCGTCGAACAGAAGCAGGAGGCCGAGGCACGGGCACGCCTCGCTGAGCTGAAACAGAACATGGCAGGGACGTGGCTGCCGGAAGTGACTATCGTGTCGGACCGTGCGTTGGGCTTTTCGCAGCAACCCCTCAATTTCCTGGGCGATCAGTCCAAGGGTTTGATGGAATGGGGAAAGCAGGTGGCCAAACCGTATGAAGCTGTTATGGTTGCCGTCCCCGATCCCGCCGGCATTGCCGCTGAACTGGCGCTTCTCATGCGTATACGCATGCAGGCGTTTATGCGCGACGAGCGTAACGATAAGGACCGGCCTCGCAAGACCGCTTTGTCCGGCGTTATCGAGCAGATTCGAGACGCGATCCGGATTCAGGCTGAGCAAGATTTCGTCGACGATCGGGAAAAGCGTGCTCAGCACGACGAGCAGGGTTACTCGATGTCTGCCGGGCTAATGGGAGGGATGCAGGTACCCGGTAACGCTGCGCTGGCAGCAATGGACCGCGCCATTACGCCGGATCAATTGCGTCAGGCCGGTGACGACGCGTGGAAGAAGTATGACGATCTGTATTCCGACAAGCAACGCACTGACTGGCAGAATGGTTTCAATGCCGCCTTGCAGTCCTTCGACCAGAGCGTTATAGGTCCGCTTGCGCTGGCCCATCGCGACTTGATCAAAGGCGATCGATTCCATAACTATTTCGACTGTAATTTCGACAGCACAGTTGTAGCGAGCGGTGTCGTCTACACGATCGTGTTCGGGCAATGTATTGCAGGCACCCAGGATAAGGGATGTAGTGCGGATCTTTATAACGAATGGCTTCAGGGCAATCTGACCGACAAGCGCAATATCCTGTTGCGGGCTCTTTGCTTAAATCAGGATACTCAGGCGAAAGCCATCCAGAGCGCCGCTCAAAACTCTGCAGCATGGGCAGAGCTGCCATGGGACAAACTGATGGGCATCGGAAAGGCAACTTTCGATCAGTTGCTCGAAGCTCAAAAGGACGAAATCGGCCGCCTTGCGAGCGTGGTTTCAGGCGCTATTACCGCGACCTTAAAGAAGGTCGGCGAGAGTCAGCGGATTTACTCCGGCCTCGTTGCGCTCGGGGTAATGGCGCGCAAGCCCTACGTACTGGTGACGATTGAAGGCGGGAAGAAGGCATTTCGCGCGTCGCTCATCAAGAATATGCTGAAGCTGAGCGGCAAGGCGAAATCGATACCCGACAATAAGATGGAAAAGGCTGTTGCCGACGAACTACGGCGCCAGGAGATATGCGGTGTCGACACCAAAGGCAGTGACAAGAAAACCTGGCTATTGATGATCGACCCGGATGAAGTGCGCAACATGCCCAAAAACCTGAGCGTTGACGATCAGGCGAAGTGGCTTGCGAAGAGCATCCGGACGCCGGAACAAGTTGACGAACTGAATCTGGCGAACTATCGCGAAGCGGTCCTGCGGGGGAGCGAACGCATCAAGGTGAATATTCCCTTTACCTTCGCTGTTTTGGCTCTGCTCGCTAACGGTTGGGCCATGCATTCCATCATGCAGGGCGAGGAGGAAGCGCTGACCGTACACAAGAACGAGATGCTGCGTCGAGTCTACACGCAGGGCCTCGCCATTTTTGGCGCCGTGGCGGACGCCGTCGAAGGCGGACTTACTCGATTGTCGGTCGCCGGTGTGCGGCTCGGTCAGGCGACCATGCAGGCGGGCGCCAAGATCTTCGGCGTTGTGGGCCGCATTGTGGGCGTCGCGGCCGGGATATTGATGGCCGCATGGGACGGATGGCGTGCATACCAGGAACATAAAGCCGGTCACAACGGCGCTGCCGCAGCGTATGGGGTGTCCGGGCTATTGGGCGCCGCCGCGACGATGCTGTTGTTTATCGGCTGGACTGGCTGGGGTCTGCTGGTCGTCGGGCTGATGGTAATTTGGGCGTTTGTGATGACACTGCTCGTCAACAACAAGATCCAGGATTGGCTGGAGTTGACGTATTGGGGGAAAACAAAGCAGGGCAAGTATCAGACCATGGAGATAGAAATGCAGCAACTGGACGTGGCAACGAAAGGTTAA
- a CDS encoding DUF3304 domain-containing protein, translated as MIGYNYTERSIASFWVNGFWGANSTAHQPAGGGKITCCLSLSRRANNLHVKIRYELTKEQFENDLPGDVFKTDIPMPSLPNKHDGFIEFHFLPNQRIEAKWVDFPTKPEIPNVGSAKR; from the coding sequence GTGATTGGCTACAACTACACGGAACGAAGTATCGCCAGTTTTTGGGTCAATGGTTTCTGGGGAGCCAATTCTACGGCTCATCAGCCTGCAGGAGGCGGAAAGATAACCTGCTGCTTGAGTCTGTCAAGACGAGCAAATAATCTGCACGTCAAGATCAGATACGAACTAACGAAGGAACAGTTCGAGAACGATCTGCCGGGAGACGTCTTCAAAACAGACATTCCCATGCCTTCACTGCCAAACAAGCATGACGGATTTATCGAGTTCCACTTTCTGCCGAATCAGCGGATTGAGGCAAAGTGGGTCGACTTTCCGACAAAGCCGGAAATCCCTAATGTCGGTTCAGCAAAGCGCTAG
- a CDS encoding DUF4123 domain-containing protein, with product MVAPLLNEATLLTYPYALINPLQVDEAEWSDLPSEPVVPQRFKGQAELFPRLVELHRMDDRARADLSGRAQRWEAECGTPYFCSLLQAQADADRVRDHLTRQMAQYHHARRAYDIVRLYDPRVLWHLNWLLEPSQWESLLGPLQRWAWPVFDGSWQSREHAPETSDEQSRLFFSPPQWDTLLRLGDINETVKRLRRNAPDLPNDAALARRIDAALDRAWTVHRLTESSDRQLYAEQAVRFHPDIHAHQEMRACLALALTGELTYVGACHHLDEAAMQRISSELAQLKERT from the coding sequence ATGGTTGCGCCGTTGCTAAACGAAGCTACCTTGCTGACGTATCCGTACGCGCTAATCAATCCGCTGCAGGTGGATGAGGCCGAGTGGAGCGATCTGCCCTCTGAGCCGGTTGTGCCTCAGCGATTCAAAGGGCAAGCCGAACTCTTCCCCAGGCTGGTCGAGTTACACCGCATGGACGACCGCGCGCGCGCTGACTTATCAGGCCGCGCGCAACGATGGGAAGCCGAATGCGGTACCCCCTATTTTTGCTCATTGCTGCAGGCGCAAGCCGATGCCGACAGGGTGCGCGACCATCTGACGAGGCAGATGGCGCAATATCATCATGCCCGCCGTGCATACGACATCGTCCGGTTGTACGATCCGCGGGTCCTGTGGCATCTCAACTGGCTCCTTGAGCCCTCGCAGTGGGAAAGCTTGCTGGGTCCTCTGCAGCGCTGGGCGTGGCCGGTCTTCGACGGTTCCTGGCAATCTCGCGAACACGCCCCGGAGACCAGCGATGAGCAGTCGCGCCTATTCTTTTCTCCGCCGCAATGGGACACGTTGCTAAGGCTTGGCGACATCAACGAGACGGTCAAGCGCTTGAGGCGCAACGCGCCTGATCTTCCGAATGACGCAGCGCTCGCCCGGCGGATCGACGCCGCACTCGACAGGGCATGGACGGTGCATCGTTTGACCGAATCCAGCGACCGGCAGCTCTATGCGGAACAGGCTGTCCGTTTTCATCCCGATATTCACGCTCATCAGGAAATGCGAGCCTGCCTCGCTCTCGCGCTCACCGGGGAGCTCACTTATGTTGGCGCTTGCCATCATCTGGACGAAGCAGCCATGCAACGCATAAGCAGTGAATTAGCACAATTGAAGGAGCGCACATGA
- a CDS encoding formylglycine-generating enzyme family protein encodes MNAPADKDRLIREITTPSPKKDTWEHLSTVLNWGTGKPYDDTIRILQDYFKSLPPPSNDELARFKDKVHRELVFVKGGQFLMGDFGPEKSQERLPYSANDGAAPAHNVTLDSYSIFKHRVTYADYDLYTRANGLPPIAISKHGDLEFRFPDYPVAHITWQQSRDFCAWVGKLVSLPVDLPTEAQWEYAARSRGELWVIPSAAVPVVDGKYNLEQLDNIIDKMEENGTSPEPLASRPVGTYGDNRLGVSDVFGRGKEWTYDWFDKNYYSHAAPHDPRGPERGSLRSVRYATDSRTRLVIDRTGFAPDTAKADLGFRCVLNPSSPTGQ; translated from the coding sequence GTGAACGCACCCGCTGACAAAGATCGATTGATCCGCGAGATTACGACACCATCACCGAAGAAGGACACGTGGGAACATCTCAGCACTGTGCTGAACTGGGGAACCGGTAAGCCGTACGACGACACCATCCGCATCTTGCAGGATTACTTCAAGTCGTTGCCGCCGCCTTCTAATGACGAACTCGCCAGATTCAAGGACAAGGTGCATCGCGAACTGGTCTTCGTCAAAGGCGGCCAGTTCCTGATGGGCGATTTCGGTCCGGAAAAGTCGCAGGAAAGACTGCCCTACTCCGCCAACGACGGCGCCGCGCCCGCACACAACGTAACGCTCGACAGTTACTCGATTTTCAAGCATCGCGTGACTTACGCCGACTATGACCTTTACACACGCGCCAATGGCTTGCCGCCGATCGCGATCAGCAAACACGGAGACCTGGAGTTCCGTTTCCCCGACTACCCCGTGGCGCATATCACGTGGCAACAGTCGCGCGATTTCTGCGCATGGGTCGGTAAGCTCGTGAGTCTGCCGGTCGATTTGCCGACTGAGGCGCAGTGGGAATATGCAGCACGTTCGCGCGGCGAGTTGTGGGTGATTCCCAGCGCCGCGGTGCCGGTTGTCGACGGCAAATACAACCTCGAACAGCTCGACAACATCATCGATAAAATGGAAGAGAACGGCACCAGCCCGGAGCCGCTGGCTAGCCGGCCGGTAGGCACGTATGGCGACAATCGGCTGGGCGTGTCGGACGTGTTTGGCCGCGGCAAGGAATGGACTTATGACTGGTTCGACAAGAACTACTATAGCCACGCGGCGCCGCACGATCCGCGAGGTCCGGAGCGAGGCAGCCTGCGCAGCGTCCGGTATGCAACCGATAGCCGCACGCGACTCGTCATCGACCGCACGGGCTTCGCGCCCGATACCGCGAAGGCCGATCTCGGGTTTCGATGCGTGCTCAACCCGTCTTCGCCAACAGGTCAGTGA
- a CDS encoding type VI secretion system Vgr family protein, giving the protein MVTTLDIRQALLSGWSQQNRFLWLTTSLGVQALVAESLQGWEAIDHGGFRFQVTALSERPGLPLAQLVGAPVLAEWLVAEGSDARRPLHGHVVAAELVGYNGGLARYRLVVEPWLALLRQRVDSYNYQDASVIDISEQIFGYHTRGAVTPAWRWALGDRSKYRKRSLTAQAGESDFDFLERLWAEEGIFYWFEHEGDADSSSFGKHTLVLADSNQRFTPDNPEIIGFHQTSDGDPQGSIQHFMPARRWRIGSVVRASWDHRSLSTRPTGARANGAVVPGVDRDVSGPYAFQTGSIGDQRAQQQLDAQRVAALRSEGASTRRDLRPGLRFAISQHPTLSASDAFICLRVQHEARANIDADVHSAISQRLGTIPPMRDADTTGQGMATALQAVLGAGTHDSSPLTDGDSVYRNRFLALPATQSYRPLADAGHGARAHPVAVAQGAQTAITVGAGNPVHTDRDHRIRIQHHAQRGQNAASREDHPYAANAPADQGAGTWTRMLTPVGGNNWGGVNVPRVGQEVWTEWLEGQPDRPVAVAALYNGQGNADAQHNAQAGGPSSSTGNAAAWFAGNGHPAALTGFKTQNMSLSQQGTGGYRQFLLDDSAGQSAAHLYTTDHNSGLTLGHIKQIQDNQRQTDRGYGAELKTDGAGALRGGSGMLISSAPGVSQMDAVASGQVLAQSQQVLQRLADTANTDQAELGAAPSSAAAPGATDTAAQGAASGQAPQLAAAKGIQQSHDALGGVRENGAAGEGGGSGSAIAWSRPHLLAHGEQGVAAVSAKSHVWVSGTETVLSAGQDLQLTAKGKTSVVANQGIALYTQGIAGQGRPVSGQGIALHAATGSVSVQAQNGGTLSASAQKAVTLASAQSGVSLQAPKRVLLNAAKAYLKMEGNGIEVGAPGTVEFHAASHTLTGPKSAQAQAELPRSEPKLCEFKARGADAIGAGTMNAS; this is encoded by the coding sequence ATGGTGACGACTCTGGATATTCGGCAGGCACTGCTCAGCGGCTGGTCACAGCAGAACCGCTTCTTGTGGCTGACCACGTCATTGGGTGTCCAGGCGCTAGTGGCCGAAAGCCTGCAAGGGTGGGAGGCGATCGACCACGGCGGTTTCCGGTTCCAGGTGACGGCGCTGTCCGAGCGTCCCGGCTTGCCTCTCGCCCAGTTGGTCGGCGCTCCTGTGCTGGCCGAATGGCTGGTGGCCGAAGGCAGCGATGCGCGTCGCCCGTTGCACGGCCATGTCGTGGCGGCCGAGCTTGTCGGCTACAACGGTGGTCTGGCCCGCTACCGCCTGGTGGTGGAGCCTTGGCTCGCACTGCTGCGTCAGCGAGTGGACAGCTATAACTATCAGGACGCGAGTGTCATCGACATCAGCGAGCAGATTTTTGGCTACCACACACGCGGCGCGGTGACCCCCGCGTGGCGCTGGGCGTTGGGTGATCGCTCGAAATACCGCAAGCGCAGTCTCACTGCGCAAGCCGGCGAATCCGATTTCGATTTCCTCGAGCGCCTGTGGGCGGAAGAAGGCATCTTCTATTGGTTCGAGCATGAGGGAGACGCCGATTCCTCGAGCTTCGGCAAGCACACGCTCGTTCTGGCCGATTCGAACCAGCGCTTCACCCCGGACAATCCCGAGATCATTGGTTTTCACCAGACGAGCGACGGCGACCCGCAAGGGAGCATTCAACATTTCATGCCGGCGCGGCGTTGGCGCATCGGCAGTGTCGTACGAGCAAGTTGGGATCATCGGAGCCTGTCGACCCGGCCTACCGGCGCGCGTGCGAACGGCGCCGTAGTCCCTGGCGTGGACCGGGACGTCTCAGGCCCCTACGCGTTTCAGACAGGTTCAATCGGCGATCAGCGTGCGCAGCAGCAATTGGATGCCCAGCGGGTCGCCGCGTTGCGCAGCGAAGGGGCGAGCACGCGCCGAGACCTGCGGCCCGGCTTGCGCTTTGCAATCAGCCAGCATCCGACGCTGAGTGCATCGGACGCGTTTATCTGCCTGCGTGTGCAGCACGAAGCCCGCGCGAACATCGACGCGGATGTTCATAGCGCGATCTCGCAACGACTTGGCACGATACCGCCGATGCGCGACGCGGATACGACCGGACAAGGCATGGCGACGGCGTTGCAAGCGGTGCTTGGCGCCGGCACCCACGACAGCAGCCCATTGACGGACGGCGATTCGGTTTATCGAAACCGCTTTCTCGCTCTGCCGGCCACTCAGAGTTATCGTCCACTCGCGGATGCCGGTCATGGCGCACGCGCTCATCCCGTTGCAGTCGCACAAGGCGCGCAAACGGCGATCACGGTGGGCGCTGGCAATCCCGTCCATACTGACCGGGACCACAGGATCCGGATTCAGCACCATGCTCAGCGAGGGCAAAACGCCGCCAGCCGTGAAGATCATCCGTACGCGGCCAATGCCCCTGCCGATCAAGGGGCCGGCACCTGGACGCGGATGCTGACTCCGGTCGGCGGCAACAACTGGGGCGGGGTGAATGTCCCGCGCGTCGGGCAAGAGGTGTGGACTGAATGGCTGGAGGGCCAGCCCGATCGCCCGGTGGCGGTGGCGGCGCTCTACAACGGCCAGGGTAATGCCGATGCCCAGCACAATGCCCAGGCAGGCGGCCCGAGCAGCAGCACGGGCAATGCCGCGGCCTGGTTTGCGGGCAATGGACACCCGGCTGCGCTCACAGGCTTCAAGACGCAGAACATGAGTTTGAGCCAGCAGGGCACGGGCGGCTATCGTCAGTTTCTCCTCGACGATTCGGCAGGTCAGTCCGCTGCGCATCTGTACACGACCGATCACAACAGCGGCTTGACGCTAGGCCATATCAAACAGATACAGGACAACCAGCGGCAGACGGATCGCGGGTACGGCGCCGAACTGAAGACCGACGGCGCCGGCGCGCTGCGCGGCGGATCGGGCATGCTGATCAGCTCCGCACCAGGCGTGAGTCAGATGGACGCAGTGGCGTCGGGCCAGGTGCTCGCGCAGAGTCAGCAGGTATTGCAGCGTCTTGCCGATACCGCGAACACGGATCAAGCCGAGTTGGGGGCGGCACCCTCTTCGGCTGCGGCACCCGGCGCAACGGATACCGCGGCGCAAGGCGCTGCATCCGGTCAGGCGCCGCAGTTGGCTGCGGCCAAGGGTATTCAGCAAAGTCACGATGCTCTCGGCGGTGTGCGAGAAAACGGCGCTGCGGGCGAAGGCGGCGGCAGCGGGAGCGCCATTGCATGGAGCCGTCCGCATCTGCTTGCGCATGGCGAGCAAGGCGTCGCTGCGGTGTCCGCGAAGAGTCACGTGTGGGTGTCGGGCACGGAGACTGTACTTAGCGCGGGACAGGATTTGCAACTGACTGCAAAGGGCAAGACCAGCGTGGTTGCCAATCAGGGCATCGCGCTTTATACGCAAGGCATAGCCGGCCAGGGCCGGCCCGTCTCCGGGCAAGGCATCGCGCTGCATGCCGCGACGGGTTCGGTGAGCGTGCAGGCGCAGAACGGCGGGACGCTCAGTGCGTCGGCGCAGAAGGCAGTGACGTTGGCCAGTGCGCAGTCTGGAGTCAGCCTGCAAGCGCCGAAGCGCGTACTGCTCAATGCCGCCAAAGCGTATCTGAAAATGGAGGGTAATGGCATTGAGGTGGGGGCGCCTGGCACCGTCGAGTTTCATGCCGCAAGCCACACGCTCACCGGGCCGAAAAGCGCGCAAGCCCAAGCCGAACTACCGCGAAGCGAACCCAAGCTTTGCGAATTCAAAGCCCGTGGTGCCGACGCGATCGGTGCCGGTACCATGAACGCGTCCTGA
- a CDS encoding DUF6708 domain-containing protein → MMEYTGLINKYKINRPLTDEERQNRLDPAKRLDVSPNYFSSTIRVNSRYLEVADKYYGWKGALTCVMGILTVICLFIAGVGADIFFVDGLLGNPDERSGNLVFGAIPLLLGICLVAVLLWLICRECFRYTHYPIRLDRERRVVHVFRLDETVLSVPWDKVFFALGRGNRPFGIQTWDIRGHVLADDGVTVVETFCFALAWPVKEELYRYWEYVRRYMEDGAAAIIPCTPAYLPISDRRETWRFGLLRLALNLPGQTFAQLLLSPALLLFSFARWFAMRSCRIPVWPQNIEEMCAVDPGDPCAKDARSNPPNLWKTM, encoded by the coding sequence ATGATGGAGTACACCGGCCTCATCAATAAGTACAAAATCAATCGCCCGCTTACGGACGAAGAACGTCAGAACCGTCTCGATCCCGCGAAGCGCCTGGACGTTTCCCCAAATTATTTCAGCTCCACTATCAGGGTGAATAGCCGGTACCTGGAGGTTGCGGATAAGTATTACGGCTGGAAAGGCGCGCTGACATGCGTGATGGGAATCCTGACCGTGATCTGCCTGTTCATAGCGGGAGTCGGCGCGGACATTTTCTTTGTCGATGGATTGCTGGGTAATCCAGACGAACGGTCTGGAAATCTTGTCTTCGGCGCGATTCCGTTGCTGCTAGGGATCTGTCTGGTTGCGGTTCTGCTCTGGCTTATTTGCAGGGAGTGTTTCCGGTATACGCACTACCCGATTCGTCTCGACCGGGAGCGTAGGGTAGTGCATGTGTTCCGGTTAGATGAGACCGTGCTGTCCGTTCCATGGGATAAGGTTTTTTTCGCCCTGGGCCGGGGTAATCGACCGTTTGGCATTCAAACATGGGACATACGCGGACATGTTCTCGCCGATGATGGCGTGACCGTGGTCGAGACATTCTGTTTTGCGCTGGCGTGGCCGGTAAAAGAAGAGCTTTACCGGTATTGGGAATACGTCCGGCGATATATGGAGGACGGTGCGGCGGCGATCATACCGTGCACGCCGGCGTATCTGCCCATTTCCGATCGGCGCGAGACATGGCGGTTTGGTTTGTTGCGACTCGCCCTGAATTTGCCCGGTCAAACTTTTGCGCAACTGCTGTTGTCGCCGGCCCTTCTGCTGTTTTCCTTTGCGCGATGGTTTGCGATGCGCAGTTGCAGAATTCCGGTCTGGCCACAAAACATAGAGGAAATGTGCGCAGTCGATCCTGGCGATCCTTGTGCAAAGGATGCTCGCTCGAATCCTCCGAACCTCTGGAAAACGATGTAA